One Paenisporosarcina sp. FSL H8-0542 genomic region harbors:
- a CDS encoding SpoVR family protein: MEKNALHRAIDEITEIATGFGLDTYPMRYEICPADIIYTFGAYGMPTRFSHWSFGKQFHKMKLQYDLGLSQIYELVINSNPCYAFLLNTNSLIQNKLIIAHVLAHCDFFKNNARFSNTKRDMVESMTATAERIANYEMIYGKVEVERFLDAAMAIQEHVDPSIIRHKLLDYDTNEEEKEVNRKTQYDDLWNLDIKAKDNKALIEKRKKFPPSPEKDLLLFIQEYSRELEEWQRDILTMMREEMLYFWPQMETKIMNEGWASYWHQRILREMDLTSAETIEFATLNAGVVQPSKTSINPYYLGLKIFEDIEKRYNHPTERMKKNGVKENSGREKMFEVREIESDISFIRNYLTKELVKQEDLYLFEKKNGNYQITDKDYEQVRDQLISMRVNGSFPYIVVEDGDYSRNGELYLKHGYEGTELDPLYLEHVLPYIYQLWGRSVYLETYVENKPIVYSYDGKKVSRRLL, encoded by the coding sequence ATGGAAAAGAATGCTCTTCATCGGGCAATAGACGAAATTACGGAAATTGCAACTGGATTTGGACTGGATACGTATCCGATGCGTTATGAAATTTGTCCTGCTGATATTATTTACACATTTGGTGCATACGGCATGCCCACACGATTCAGCCATTGGAGCTTTGGGAAACAATTTCATAAAATGAAGCTGCAATACGACTTGGGTTTAAGTCAGATTTATGAGCTGGTGATCAATTCAAATCCATGTTATGCGTTTCTGCTTAATACAAATAGTCTCATTCAAAATAAATTAATTATTGCCCATGTGCTTGCCCACTGTGATTTCTTTAAAAACAATGCTCGATTTTCCAATACGAAGCGTGATATGGTCGAAAGTATGACGGCAACTGCCGAACGGATTGCCAATTATGAAATGATTTATGGCAAAGTAGAAGTAGAACGTTTTTTGGATGCGGCCATGGCCATACAGGAGCATGTGGATCCCTCCATTATCAGACATAAATTATTGGACTACGATACGAATGAAGAAGAAAAAGAAGTCAATCGGAAAACTCAGTATGATGACTTATGGAACTTGGATATAAAAGCGAAAGACAATAAGGCACTCATAGAAAAAAGAAAGAAATTTCCGCCATCCCCTGAAAAAGACCTCTTATTGTTTATCCAGGAATATAGCCGTGAACTGGAAGAGTGGCAAAGGGATATCTTAACCATGATGCGGGAAGAAATGCTGTATTTCTGGCCGCAAATGGAAACGAAAATCATGAATGAGGGCTGGGCGAGCTATTGGCATCAGCGAATATTAAGAGAAATGGATTTGACGTCAGCTGAAACCATCGAATTTGCGACATTGAATGCCGGAGTTGTTCAGCCTTCCAAAACGAGTATCAATCCCTATTATCTGGGCTTAAAGATTTTTGAGGATATTGAAAAGCGATACAATCATCCAACAGAGCGAATGAAGAAAAACGGCGTTAAAGAAAATTCTGGCCGGGAAAAAATGTTTGAAGTAAGAGAAATTGAATCAGATATTTCTTTCATCCGAAATTATTTGACGAAGGAATTGGTGAAACAGGAAGATCTATATTTGTTTGAAAAGAAGAATGGAAACTATCAAATTACCGATAAAGACTATGAACAGGTTCGTGACCAATTGATTTCGATGAGGGTGAATGGAAGCTTTCCTTATATCGTGGTTGAGGATGGGGACTACTCGAGAAATGGTGAACTCTATTTAAAGCATGGATACGAGGGAACTGAGCTGGATCCTCTTTATCTGGAACATGTACTGCCTTACATTTATCAGTTGTGGGGACGGTCAGTCTATTTGGAAACGTATGTTGAGAATAAACCAATTGTTTATTCATATGATGGGAAAAAGGTGTCACGTCGATTATTATGA
- a CDS encoding GNAT family N-acetyltransferase, producing MIDKNGQITVRELKIEDKHLLAKWLSDPKVLQYYEGRDNPFDLEKVNEKFYNCDENEMKCMVEYEDVKIGYIQYYELDEETRNHYGYSDSPYKIYGMDQFIGETEYWNRGLGTHLVKSMVTFLVEQKHAELVVMDPQTWNERAIRCYEKCGFKKVTLLPKNELHEGEYRDCWLIEYQR from the coding sequence TTGATTGATAAGAATGGGCAAATAACAGTGCGAGAACTGAAAATAGAGGATAAGCACTTATTGGCAAAATGGCTTTCGGATCCGAAAGTCTTACAATATTATGAAGGAAGGGACAATCCATTTGACTTGGAAAAAGTAAATGAGAAATTCTATAATTGCGATGAAAATGAAATGAAATGTATGGTTGAATATGAGGATGTTAAAATAGGTTACATCCAGTACTATGAATTGGATGAAGAAACGAGAAATCATTATGGTTATTCTGATTCACCATATAAGATTTATGGCATGGACCAGTTTATTGGGGAAACAGAGTATTGGAATAGAGGCTTAGGAACTCATCTTGTGAAATCTATGGTAACGTTCTTGGTTGAGCAAAAACATGCTGAACTTGTAGTAATGGACCCACAGACATGGAATGAACGTGCCATACGGTGTTATGAAAAATGTGGATTCAAGAAGGTAACTCTATTACCTAAAAATGAACTGCACGAAGGTGAGTATCGTGATTGCTGGCTGATTGAATATCAAAGGTAA
- a CDS encoding sporulation histidine kinase inhibitor Sda, whose translation MSKLSSELLIESYVKAKELKLCPEFIYLLEIEIRRRSLHI comes from the coding sequence TTGAGTAAACTATCATCTGAATTGTTGATTGAATCGTATGTTAAGGCAAAAGAATTAAAGTTATGTCCTGAATTTATCTACTTGTTGGAAATCGAAATTCGCCGACGCTCTCTACACATCTGA
- a CDS encoding gamma-glutamyl-gamma-aminobutyrate hydrolase family protein, translating to MKPIIGISSFVQYDGDEYSVSMANAHAILQAGGMPVMLPHLEEKSDIDELAQFLDGLYLTGGYDIDPTLFGEEPHPMLGIIDPARDVFELALIRKFLTLNKPILGVCRGIQSLNIAIGGDMYQDIGAQIKNDFLQHQQRAPKSHGSHFVNVTVGTLLHQITGQHRLKVNSRHHQANRNVPFPLRVSGSASDGVIEAIESEVHSFVLGVQWHPENMFFGGDEAARKIFDAFIEACNKNLHPQ from the coding sequence ATGAAACCGATTATTGGAATCAGTTCGTTTGTGCAGTACGATGGGGATGAATACTCTGTATCCATGGCCAATGCCCATGCTATCTTACAGGCGGGGGGCATGCCAGTGATGTTGCCACATTTAGAGGAAAAGTCCGATATAGATGAGTTGGCACAATTTTTGGATGGTCTTTACCTGACAGGAGGGTACGATATAGATCCTACACTTTTTGGCGAAGAACCACATCCGATGCTGGGGATTATAGATCCTGCCAGAGACGTTTTTGAATTAGCTCTTATTCGGAAATTTTTAACGCTCAATAAACCGATTTTGGGTGTTTGTCGAGGAATCCAGTCGTTAAATATCGCCATAGGTGGAGATATGTATCAAGATATTGGTGCTCAAATAAAGAATGATTTTTTGCAACATCAGCAACGGGCACCTAAGTCGCATGGTTCTCATTTTGTGAATGTAACAGTTGGTACGTTGCTGCATCAAATCACTGGGCAACACCGTTTGAAGGTCAATAGTCGCCACCACCAAGCCAATCGCAATGTTCCCTTTCCATTAAGAGTCAGTGGGAGTGCAAGTGATGGTGTAATTGAAGCTATCGAAAGTGAAGTGCATTCCTTCGTCCTTGGTGTCCAGTGGCATCCAGAAAACATGTTTTTTGGCGGCGATGAAGCTGCGCGGAAAATTTTCGATGCATTTATAGAAGCTTGCAATAAAAATTTACACCCCCAATAA
- a CDS encoding vanadium-dependent haloperoxidase: MKKNYLRWSEVPYAGEKKPPVNPDTPSSGSRSLTYLKRDKEKNFLNPNGTIMHFPIKKPSAIDFEKELKIVQRTLNHLTNTQKQLAIFYGTGVPTKQWTSIIDRLVESYGVSPVYASRILAAVHMAINDTKIVVWDLKYKLDVARPNQYDHEMETILSTPKFPSYPSGHASMSGCAEVVLSYFFPMEAQKLRKIAFDDAFSRLCAGVHFEADNIEGLKLGRYIGNVIVDHLRAQKNEDGKSIDKPFKEYRNANINTHDYKQFIPYDFDDEGTSRTKFNSKSISKSKDFNEPIKFNDSNESFESNKTHESNESSEIKVNQKSHQNDIRPKPPWYF, encoded by the coding sequence ATGAAGAAAAATTATTTACGTTGGTCCGAAGTACCTTATGCAGGTGAAAAGAAACCACCAGTAAATCCTGATACACCATCTTCAGGTTCTCGGTCTTTGACCTATTTAAAAAGAGACAAAGAAAAGAACTTCTTGAATCCAAATGGAACGATAATGCATTTCCCCATTAAAAAACCTAGTGCAATAGATTTTGAAAAAGAATTAAAGATTGTTCAGCGTACACTCAACCACCTGACAAACACTCAGAAACAGTTGGCCATTTTTTATGGAACAGGTGTCCCTACTAAACAGTGGACTTCTATTATTGACCGTTTAGTAGAATCCTATGGGGTCAGTCCTGTCTATGCCTCTCGAATACTAGCTGCTGTCCATATGGCAATCAATGACACCAAGATTGTCGTATGGGATTTGAAGTATAAATTGGATGTTGCCAGACCAAATCAATATGACCATGAGATGGAAACGATTCTTTCCACGCCTAAATTTCCTTCCTATCCTTCTGGCCATGCCAGCATGTCTGGCTGTGCAGAAGTGGTGTTAAGCTATTTCTTCCCAATGGAAGCACAAAAGTTACGAAAAATTGCTTTTGATGACGCCTTCAGCCGTCTATGTGCTGGCGTTCATTTTGAAGCCGATAACATCGAAGGCTTGAAATTAGGCAGATATATTGGAAACGTAATAGTTGACCACTTACGTGCGCAGAAGAATGAAGATGGCAAGTCCATTGACAAACCTTTTAAGGAATACCGGAATGCCAATATTAATACGCATGACTATAAGCAGTTTATCCCGTATGATTTCGATGATGAAGGTACGTCTCGAACAAAATTCAATTCCAAATCTATCTCCAAATCCAAAGATTTCAATGAACCTATTAAATTCAATGATTCCAATGAATCCTTTGAATCCAATAAAACGCATGAATCGAATGAATCTAGTGAAATCAAAGTTAACCAGAAATCCCATCAAAACGATATCCGGCCCAAGCCTCCATGGTATTTTTAG
- a CDS encoding GDYXXLXY domain-containing protein, with amino-acid sequence MKSFLFPALQTLMICLIALSFFAASWFGEEYVLRAEPYDPYDPFYGEYVMLQYPDLKSSSSAPEGDIYFSLKEGKDGYAIIDRLDSEHFWGAIQGTNYGGQITTPQLEQYYVEQGTGPNLEETKDLALTLDVAPWGSIRPTFLEKRHDQK; translated from the coding sequence ATGAAGTCCTTTTTATTTCCTGCCTTACAGACACTGATGATTTGCTTGATTGCTTTGAGCTTCTTTGCAGCTTCTTGGTTTGGTGAAGAATATGTGTTACGAGCCGAGCCTTACGACCCGTATGATCCTTTTTACGGCGAGTATGTGATGTTGCAATACCCTGATTTGAAATCTTCCTCTTCTGCACCGGAAGGCGATATTTATTTTTCATTAAAAGAAGGCAAAGATGGCTATGCCATTATTGATCGATTGGATAGCGAACATTTTTGGGGAGCTATACAAGGAACAAATTATGGTGGGCAAATTACTACACCACAGCTTGAACAATATTATGTGGAACAAGGTACCGGTCCTAATTTAGAGGAAACGAAGGATTTGGCGCTCACTCTTGATGTAGCCCCTTGGGGTTCTATACGTCCTACATTTTTAGAGAAACGCCACGATCAGAAATAG
- the yhbH gene encoding sporulation protein YhbH, with protein MNEKPDNHFVISQEDWSLHRKGYQDQQRHMDKVKEAIKNNLPDLISEESIVMSNGRDVIKIPIRSLDEYKIRYNYDKSKHVGQGNGDSQVGDVIARGSGEGKASPGQGKQAGDQAGKDFYEVEITMAELESALFNELELPNLKQKEQAQIRKEKIEFNDIRKKGLMGNIDKKRTILTAIKRNAANGKAEISPIHNEDLRFKTWNDEVKPESKAVVLAMMDTSASMGPFEKYMARSFFFWMTKFLRTKYETVEIEFIAHHTEAKVVTEENFFSKGESGGTICSSAYLKALELIEQKYHPSRFNIYPVHFSDGENMSNDNERCLKLVNELMAVSSMFGYGEVNPNNRYSTLMSTYKKISNPMFRHYILKEKQDVYKALKSFFQKEITSV; from the coding sequence ATGAACGAAAAACCTGATAATCATTTTGTCATCTCACAGGAAGACTGGTCGCTCCATAGAAAAGGCTATCAAGATCAGCAACGTCATATGGATAAAGTCAAAGAAGCCATCAAGAATAATTTGCCGGATTTAATCAGTGAAGAAAGCATTGTTATGTCAAATGGACGGGATGTCATCAAAATTCCGATTCGCTCCTTGGATGAGTACAAAATTCGCTACAATTACGACAAATCAAAACACGTGGGTCAAGGGAATGGTGATAGTCAGGTAGGAGATGTCATCGCCCGTGGTTCCGGGGAAGGAAAAGCCTCTCCAGGGCAAGGGAAACAAGCAGGGGATCAAGCGGGTAAGGATTTTTATGAAGTGGAAATCACCATGGCAGAGCTGGAAAGTGCCCTTTTCAATGAACTTGAGTTACCCAATTTAAAGCAAAAAGAACAAGCTCAAATTAGAAAAGAAAAAATTGAATTCAATGATATTCGTAAAAAAGGGCTGATGGGCAATATTGATAAAAAGCGCACCATCTTAACGGCTATCAAACGCAACGCAGCGAATGGGAAAGCGGAAATTTCGCCTATCCATAATGAGGATTTGCGGTTCAAAACATGGAATGATGAAGTAAAACCGGAATCCAAAGCAGTTGTACTTGCGATGATGGATACGAGTGCATCCATGGGACCATTTGAAAAATATATGGCTCGCAGCTTTTTTTTCTGGATGACCAAATTTCTACGTACCAAATACGAAACGGTGGAAATTGAATTTATCGCTCATCATACTGAAGCAAAGGTTGTCACGGAAGAGAACTTTTTTTCAAAAGGTGAAAGCGGCGGCACCATTTGTTCATCTGCCTATCTAAAAGCGCTGGAACTGATTGAACAAAAATATCATCCTTCTCGATTCAATATTTACCCGGTCCACTTTTCAGATGGTGAAAACATGTCAAACGATAATGAAAGATGTTTGAAGTTGGTAAATGAACTGATGGCCGTTTCCAGTATGTTTGGCTACGGAGAAGTGAACCCCAATAATCGATATTCCACTTTGATGTCCACTTATAAAAAAATCTCGAATCCGATGTTCCGCCATTATATATTGAAAGAAAAACAAGATGTCTATAAAGCATTGAAAAGCTTTTTCCAAAAAGAAATAACTTCCGTTTGA
- a CDS encoding PrkA family serine protein kinase → MDILNKVKSFREEENSLKWEGTFAEYLTIVKERPEVAQSAHSRVYNMINSHGLTQKNGHKMYHFFGEEIFGLETAIERLVEEYFHPAAKRLDVRKRILLLMGPVSGGKSTIVTLLKRGFEKYSKTDEGAVYAIKGCPMHEDPLHLIPHELRDEFFEEYGVRIEGSLSPLNAMRLDKEFNGRLEDVMVERIFFSEDKRVGIGTYTPSDPKSQDIADLTGSIDFSTIAEFGAESDPRAYRFDGELNKANRGMMEFQEMLKLDEKFLWLLLSLTQEGNFKAGRFALISADELIVAHTNETEYASFISNKKNEALHSRIIVMPIPYNLKVSQEERIYEKMIQESDMTHIHIAPQALRAAAIFSVLTRLETPKKQGIDIVKKMRLYDGESVEGFNQIDVEELQKEFPHEGMNGIDPRYVINRISSAIIRKEVPSINALDVLRALKDGLDQHASITQEDRERYMNYISIARREYDEIAKKEIQKAFVYSYEESAITLMDNYLDNVEAYCNKNKIRDTLTGEEMNPDEKLMRSIEEQIGISENAKKAFREEILIRLSAYARKGKRFEYNSHERLREAIQKKLFADLKDVVKITTSSKTPDESQLKKVNEVVARLIDEHGYNSISANELLRYVGSLLNR, encoded by the coding sequence ATGGATATTTTGAACAAGGTGAAGAGCTTCCGAGAAGAAGAAAACAGCCTAAAGTGGGAGGGTACATTTGCTGAATACTTGACCATCGTTAAGGAACGACCAGAAGTTGCCCAATCGGCTCATTCACGTGTTTATAATATGATCAATAGCCATGGGTTGACGCAAAAGAATGGTCATAAAATGTACCATTTTTTTGGTGAAGAAATATTTGGACTTGAAACGGCCATTGAGCGACTAGTAGAAGAGTACTTTCACCCAGCTGCAAAAAGATTGGATGTTCGAAAGCGTATTTTATTGTTGATGGGACCTGTAAGTGGAGGGAAATCAACAATTGTGACATTGTTGAAACGTGGTTTTGAAAAATATTCAAAAACCGACGAAGGAGCTGTTTACGCGATAAAAGGATGCCCAATGCACGAAGACCCACTTCACCTCATTCCCCACGAGTTACGTGACGAATTTTTTGAAGAGTATGGAGTCCGCATTGAAGGCAGCTTGTCTCCTTTGAACGCGATGCGTTTGGATAAAGAGTTCAATGGACGCTTGGAAGATGTAATGGTGGAAAGAATTTTCTTCTCCGAGGACAAACGGGTGGGAATTGGCACATATACGCCTTCTGATCCGAAATCACAGGATATTGCCGATTTGACAGGAAGTATTGATTTTTCAACAATCGCAGAATTCGGTGCTGAATCAGATCCTCGTGCTTACCGATTTGATGGGGAACTGAATAAAGCGAACCGCGGAATGATGGAATTTCAGGAGATGTTGAAACTCGATGAAAAATTCCTATGGCTGTTGTTATCTCTAACTCAGGAAGGAAATTTCAAGGCAGGAAGGTTTGCATTAATCAGCGCGGATGAACTCATAGTGGCTCATACAAATGAAACAGAGTATGCTTCGTTTATTTCAAATAAGAAGAATGAAGCCTTGCATTCCAGAATTATTGTCATGCCAATTCCTTATAACCTGAAAGTGAGTCAGGAAGAACGGATTTATGAAAAAATGATCCAGGAAAGCGATATGACACATATTCATATTGCTCCGCAAGCATTGCGAGCGGCCGCCATTTTCTCAGTATTAACAAGGCTTGAAACACCTAAAAAGCAAGGCATTGATATTGTGAAGAAAATGCGTTTATATGACGGCGAAAGTGTAGAAGGCTTCAATCAAATCGATGTGGAGGAATTGCAGAAGGAGTTTCCGCATGAGGGGATGAACGGCATTGATCCGCGTTACGTAATCAATCGGATTTCTTCGGCCATCATCCGCAAGGAAGTACCATCGATCAACGCTCTGGACGTTTTGCGTGCACTGAAAGATGGTCTCGACCAACATGCTTCCATCACGCAGGAAGACCGGGAAAGGTACATGAATTATATTTCTATTGCCAGACGGGAATATGATGAAATTGCCAAGAAAGAAATTCAAAAAGCTTTTGTTTATTCCTATGAAGAGTCAGCAATTACCTTAATGGATAATTACCTGGACAATGTAGAAGCTTATTGTAATAAAAATAAAATAAGAGATACTTTGACTGGTGAAGAAATGAATCCGGATGAAAAACTGATGCGTTCAATCGAAGAACAAATTGGCATCTCTGAAAATGCGAAAAAAGCGTTCAGGGAAGAAATCCTCATTCGTCTGTCTGCCTACGCTAGAAAAGGAAAGCGCTTTGAATACAATTCACATGAACGTCTACGCGAAGCTATACAAAAGAAACTTTTTGCGGATTTAAAAGATGTGGTGAAGATTACGACATCGTCCAAAACACCGGATGAATCACAGCTTAAAAAGGTAAATGAAGTAGTTGCGAGACTCATTGATGAACATGGCTATAATTCAATTTCAGCCAATGAATTATTGCGTTACGTAGGAAGCCTGCTTAATCGATAA
- a CDS encoding STAS domain-containing protein, whose amino-acid sequence MSTLAISNYLKDHAHQITEEWLTERVKEPGSFYSNQASPDVEKLLRKQHQHTIQLLISSFDQNDFDFREKLDEWAQTVAKSRVEHRIAIHEVIKFLGKTRTLFWEYMKQYIDQTNEDVCKHQVSEWSEMLNSGFELMIVKFSEYYHEFNEKRLTEHQALIKLLEIPLIKICDKISVLPVIGVINSERGLSLLNDIPMKCSENMVESLIIDLSGVIEIEEVVAFQLTQLVQVLNLMGIESFISGIRPEVARKAISFGEEFHAISKISSVQEVIGKKNNQM is encoded by the coding sequence ATGTCTACACTCGCAATATCCAACTACTTGAAAGATCATGCACATCAAATAACGGAAGAATGGTTGACTGAGAGAGTAAAAGAGCCGGGTTCATTTTATTCTAATCAAGCTTCACCAGATGTGGAGAAACTCTTGAGAAAGCAGCATCAACATACCATTCAGTTATTGATATCAAGCTTTGATCAAAATGATTTCGATTTTCGGGAAAAACTTGATGAATGGGCTCAAACTGTAGCAAAGTCGCGAGTGGAACATCGAATAGCTATTCATGAAGTTATTAAATTTCTTGGAAAAACGAGAACGCTCTTTTGGGAATATATGAAACAATATATCGATCAAACGAATGAAGATGTTTGCAAACATCAAGTATCGGAATGGAGTGAAATGCTGAATTCCGGATTTGAACTGATGATTGTCAAGTTCTCTGAGTATTACCATGAATTCAACGAAAAACGATTGACCGAGCATCAGGCCTTGATAAAATTACTGGAAATACCACTCATCAAGATTTGTGATAAAATTTCTGTTCTTCCGGTAATCGGTGTGATTAATTCGGAACGTGGATTGTCCTTACTTAATGATATCCCGATGAAGTGTAGTGAAAACATGGTAGAAAGTTTAATTATCGATCTTTCTGGTGTGATTGAAATTGAAGAAGTCGTTGCATTCCAGCTGACTCAACTTGTTCAAGTTTTGAACTTGATGGGGATTGAAAGCTTTATCTCCGGTATTCGGCCAGAAGTTGCAAGAAAAGCAATCAGTTTTGGAGAAGAATTTCATGCAATTTCTAAAATATCTTCAGTTCAAGAAGTGATTGGAAAAAAGAACAATCAAATGTGA
- a CDS encoding MFS transporter encodes MAFKDYPQNIKVRLITSFFNRAVSSAVMPFMALFFAQEMSKVWAGMFLVFTVIVSFFTNLIGGYISDRFPRKRVLLLTSSLSALLFLFMTLSLLPEDNLIWLFAIAYAAFVVTSSLGRPAMHAIIIDSTTPENRKAVYAIEYWLVNLSMAIGAALGGLLYVNHQIELFAMLTVTSASLPIAYHIWLRDESTSRLEKQHQNVLLDVIQNYKIAFQDIPFVKVVVGSMFIFAAEFSLNSYIGVRLAETFETVQIGEFQVGGVRMLSYLNIQNMLLVVCFTFIINKLTDRFNKKNVLLFGLLLYGIGYVTVTSANTWYILVLFNIIATLGELIYSPIRNTEEANMMPANKRGSYSAFSNLSFSGADLVARSTIIMGAYLVPTMMSVYIGVILMAGIVLLYAGLFMSKNVSNEGIINATV; translated from the coding sequence ATGAGCAAGGTATGGGCAGGTATGTTTCTGGTATTCACAGTCATCGTCAGCTTTTTCACTAATTTGATCGGGGGCTATATTTCGGATCGATTCCCACGCAAAAGGGTGTTGCTCCTCACATCTTCCTTAAGTGCGTTGCTGTTTCTATTCATGACCTTGAGTCTATTACCTGAAGACAACTTGATTTGGTTATTTGCGATTGCCTATGCAGCATTCGTAGTGACAAGCAGCCTAGGGCGACCTGCCATGCATGCGATCATCATCGATTCGACCACGCCTGAAAATCGAAAAGCAGTCTATGCCATTGAATACTGGCTCGTAAATCTATCTATGGCAATCGGTGCGGCACTTGGAGGATTGCTTTACGTCAACCATCAAATTGAACTGTTTGCCATGTTGACGGTCACATCGGCCAGTTTACCGATTGCTTATCATATATGGCTGCGGGATGAGTCCACAAGTAGATTGGAAAAACAGCATCAAAATGTATTACTGGATGTAATTCAAAATTATAAAATTGCTTTTCAAGATATACCGTTTGTCAAAGTTGTCGTAGGCTCGATGTTTATTTTTGCCGCTGAGTTTTCACTTAACAGTTACATCGGCGTTCGTCTCGCAGAAACGTTCGAGACGGTACAAATAGGGGAGTTCCAAGTGGGGGGAGTAAGGATGCTGAGTTACCTCAATATCCAAAATATGCTTCTCGTTGTGTGTTTTACGTTTATCATCAATAAACTCACTGATAGGTTCAATAAGAAAAATGTCTTACTGTTTGGACTTCTACTATATGGAATCGGTTATGTAACGGTCACATCTGCCAACACGTGGTACATTTTAGTTCTCTTTAATATCATTGCAACACTGGGAGAACTGATTTATTCACCGATTCGAAATACGGAAGAGGCAAACATGATGCCAGCCAATAAGAGGGGATCTTATTCTGCCTTTTCGAACCTATCATTCAGCGGTGCAGACTTGGTTGCTCGCTCCACGATTATCATGGGTGCATACCTGGTCCCGACCATGATGTCCGTTTACATTGGAGTGATTCTGATGGCTGGTATCGTCTTGTTATATGCAGGTTTATTTATGAGCAAAAATGTTTCAAATGAAGGAATAATAAATGCAACTGTTTGA
- a CDS encoding DUF2157 domain-containing protein: MVLKQKLQSWKNEGFIDESTVEKILAFESKQPKPVKIPLLLIIGLIFFSLAVFSFIAANWQAMPDVLRIFLTLSVMWLFYILGHFSEMKKFGQPIIFRLIGLAMFAASIVVTVQTYHFSLYNSFLPWAIFIAALGHYWHWRQFPYAIVAFVFGAQVLFTSVVTLGWFEWGAFLAVSLAWFYFSKTPISISFSWILLFGAGLTLWSVVEYDNVLWPIWSLFGVVAFIHFFPEKEQIVRPLYLMIGGIQLLVYLAILGETQLSFIEINIVESITLAIVGAALLAFSYFRFKKFQWVAALSLIGLLLYDESAIGLAILAEVIALAYLINEHRKDRLLAPGFVFFILVQFVLYFIYAWGRMDVSLFFLIGALLLFALSGIAWRINKKKVGVSS; this comes from the coding sequence GTGGTACTTAAACAAAAACTACAAAGTTGGAAAAATGAAGGATTTATCGACGAATCAACTGTTGAAAAGATTCTTGCATTTGAAAGTAAGCAACCGAAACCTGTTAAAATCCCACTGCTTTTGATTATCGGGCTTATCTTCTTTTCATTGGCCGTGTTCAGTTTCATTGCGGCCAATTGGCAAGCGATGCCTGATGTGTTAAGAATATTTCTTACACTTTCTGTAATGTGGTTGTTTTACATCCTTGGGCATTTTTCTGAGATGAAAAAATTTGGTCAACCAATCATATTCCGTCTTATTGGTTTGGCCATGTTTGCAGCAAGCATCGTTGTAACGGTCCAAACATATCATTTTTCCTTATATAATTCGTTTTTACCATGGGCAATATTCATTGCAGCACTTGGTCATTATTGGCACTGGCGTCAATTTCCTTATGCCATCGTCGCTTTTGTTTTTGGGGCTCAAGTATTATTTACTTCCGTTGTAACTCTGGGGTGGTTTGAATGGGGAGCATTCTTAGCTGTTTCATTAGCCTGGTTTTATTTCAGTAAAACGCCCATCTCGATTTCATTTAGTTGGATTCTACTATTTGGAGCAGGACTCACACTTTGGTCAGTCGTTGAATATGACAACGTACTTTGGCCAATATGGTCACTATTTGGTGTTGTCGCTTTCATTCATTTCTTCCCGGAAAAAGAACAGATTGTACGTCCTCTCTACCTTATGATAGGGGGAATACAGCTTCTAGTTTACTTAGCTATTTTGGGAGAAACCCAACTCTCTTTCATCGAGATAAATATTGTTGAATCAATCACTCTGGCTATCGTTGGAGCAGCATTACTCGCGTTCAGTTATTTCCGATTCAAAAAATTCCAATGGGTTGCTGCACTAAGTCTAATCGGACTTCTGCTTTATGATGAATCGGCAATAGGTCTTGCCATTTTGGCCGAAGTCATCGCACTTGCTTATTTAATAAATGAGCATCGTAAAGACAGACTACTTGCACCTGGCTTTGTATTTTTCATTCTTGTCCAGTTTGTCCTGTATTTCATTTATGCGTGGGGAAGAATGGATGTCTCCCTATTCTTCCTAATCGGAGCGCTTTTACTTTTTGCATTGTCCGGCATCGCCTGGAGAATTAACAAGAAGAAAGTAGGTGTCTCTTCATGA